The proteins below come from a single Papaver somniferum cultivar HN1 chromosome 11, ASM357369v1, whole genome shotgun sequence genomic window:
- the LOC113321483 gene encoding uncharacterized protein LOC113321483: protein MLQKERKNKRKKKRKQKKLEKAIQLSETGANLSSSFAPPEESSPPLADQSPRREKGISSSGQGSGRSEEVLDPLPVRKIHLMIPYIEPLQWDILPSNLVPWSH from the exons atgcttcaaaaagaaagaaaaaataaaagaaaaaagaaaagaaaacaaaagaaacttGAAAAAGCAATTCAGTTGTCTGAAACTGGAGCtaatttatcatcatcatttgcCCCACCTGAAGAAAGTAGTCCTCCTTTGGCTGATCAAAGTCCTAG AAGAGAAAAAGGTATTTCCAGTTCTGGGCAAGGTAGTGGAAGAAGTGAAGAGGTGCTAGACCCATTACCTGTgaggaagattcatttgatgatccCTTATATAG AGCCGCTGCAATGGGACATCCTTCCCTCGAACCTAGTTCCATGGTCGCACTAG